In one window of Bacteroidota bacterium DNA:
- the aroF gene encoding 3-deoxy-7-phosphoheptulonate synthase, which produces MILLLKDNITPNELNELKGLLDDKNLRYRHLLLNLKQLFIIYKAPQNFGVDAISILEGVAKIIDIKEPYKLASKQWQANSTQFDVNGVSVGGNAFNMIAGPCSVENEDQIFEIAEFLHKQHIKFIRGGAYKPRTSPYAFQGLRKEGLKLLRKAADAYNLNVVTEVMDVSLIDEVSEYADILQVGSRNMSNFYLLSHLGKLQKPILLKRGMAAKISEWLMAAEYILSGGNEKVILCERGIRTFDDSVRNMLDIAAFPIVKELSHLPVFSDPSHATGNRDRVIPMALASVAAGCDGLMIEVHPNPENALSDGPQSLYPHQFESLLPPLKTLLHSNGRIMDCEIENHLV; this is translated from the coding sequence TTGATACTTCTACTCAAAGACAATATTACCCCCAACGAGTTAAACGAATTAAAGGGCTTGCTGGACGATAAGAACCTTCGTTATCGCCACTTACTTTTAAATCTCAAACAGTTATTTATTATATATAAAGCTCCGCAAAATTTTGGCGTGGATGCAATTTCTATTTTGGAAGGTGTGGCCAAAATAATAGATATTAAAGAACCTTATAAATTGGCATCTAAACAATGGCAGGCAAATTCCACACAATTCGATGTGAATGGTGTGAGTGTAGGTGGAAATGCATTTAACATGATAGCAGGTCCTTGCTCTGTTGAAAATGAAGACCAGATATTTGAGATCGCCGAGTTCTTGCACAAACAGCATATAAAATTTATTCGCGGTGGGGCTTATAAACCACGCACCAGTCCCTATGCCTTTCAGGGCCTTAGAAAAGAAGGCTTGAAACTATTAAGAAAAGCTGCCGATGCTTATAACTTGAATGTGGTGACCGAAGTGATGGATGTGAGCTTGATAGATGAAGTATCAGAATATGCTGATATATTACAAGTAGGCTCACGCAATATGAGCAATTTTTATTTGCTTTCTCATTTGGGCAAATTGCAAAAACCTATATTATTAAAACGGGGTATGGCTGCCAAAATATCAGAGTGGTTGATGGCTGCAGAATATATATTAAGTGGTGGAAACGAGAAAGTAATACTATGCGAACGTGGTATACGCACTTTCGACGATAGCGTACGAAATATGTTAGATATTGCTGCTTTCCCTATTGTGAAGGAGCTTTCCCATCTGCCTGTTTTTTCCGATCCAAGTCATGCAACTGGCAATAGAGATAGAGTAATACCTATGGCACTAGCAAGTGTGGCAGCGGGCTGCGACGGACTTATGATAGAAGTACATCCCAATCCAGAAAATGCTTTGAGCGATGGCCCACAATCTTTATATCCCCATCAATTTGAATCGCTACTCCCCCCACTTAAAACTTTGCTGCATAGCAATGGTCGCATAATGGATTGTGAAATAGAAAACCACTTGGTTTAA